In the genome of Flavobacterium panacagri, one region contains:
- a CDS encoding alpha/beta hydrolase, translating into MKNIVLLFLSIISINTALGQEIMPLWEKGKMPNSKGMKLKRIEDRERITQVDNPSIYAFFTSKEENTGAAVLIFPPGGYKKLTYNIAGFQLAKWFNTFGVNAFVVMYRLPTSPDLVNPAFGPIIDGQRAIKMIRSRASQWGIDPSRIGVMGASAGGGLTSNLATITTDYAQIKDDLDSVSIQPNFQILISGAISMKQNAHKGSYEALLGTNPDPKNEQLFSGELNVTTATPPAFVICAADDHVVNPLNSIQYYQALLKANVKAALHIFPQGDHNIALRNNPGSTQLWPALCEAWLTEMGFLAKPQK; encoded by the coding sequence ATGAAAAATATTGTATTGCTTTTTTTATCCATTATTTCTATAAATACAGCTTTAGGACAAGAAATTATGCCACTTTGGGAAAAGGGAAAGATGCCTAATTCCAAAGGAATGAAATTAAAAAGAATAGAAGATCGTGAACGCATAACTCAGGTTGATAATCCGTCGATATATGCTTTTTTTACTTCGAAAGAAGAAAACACTGGAGCAGCAGTTTTAATTTTTCCTCCCGGTGGTTATAAAAAACTGACTTATAATATTGCAGGATTTCAATTGGCTAAATGGTTCAATACTTTTGGAGTGAATGCCTTTGTAGTCATGTATCGGCTTCCAACTTCGCCTGATTTGGTAAATCCTGCTTTTGGGCCAATTATAGATGGTCAGCGAGCTATTAAAATGATCCGAAGCCGAGCTTCTCAATGGGGAATAGATCCTTCTAGAATTGGAGTGATGGGAGCTTCTGCAGGTGGAGGTTTAACATCCAATCTTGCCACCATTACTACTGATTATGCTCAGATTAAAGACGATTTGGATTCGGTAAGCATACAGCCGAATTTTCAAATTCTTATTTCTGGAGCTATCAGCATGAAGCAGAATGCGCATAAAGGAAGTTATGAAGCTTTATTGGGAACAAATCCAGATCCCAAAAACGAACAGCTTTTTTCGGGTGAATTAAATGTTACTACCGCTACACCACCTGCATTTGTTATTTGTGCAGCCGACGATCACGTGGTAAATCCACTCAATAGCATTCAATATTATCAAGCACTTTTAAAAGCCAATGTGAAAGCGGCTTTACATATTTTCCCGCAGGGAGATCATAACATCGCCCTTCGCAATAATCCAGGGTCTACACAATTGTGGCCGGCTTTATGCGAAGCTTGGTTAACCGAAATGGGCTTCCTTGCTAAACCACAGAAATAA